GGATCTATATTTTCGTCAAATATCTTTTCAAAGACTTCCTTCGCCACCGTACTGTTGATCGTGCCTGCATCAGCCAGTTCAATCAGCTTTGCCAGGTTTTCCGGCGCAAACCGGATATCTTCTGGTTCCATCCCGCGCTCTTTTAACAGACGCAGCGTCTCCACCATCAGCCAGTTTGACACCTTCTTCGGTTTCCTGCAGATCGCGGCCGTCGCCTCGAACAGATCCGCCAGCCGCTTGGACGAGGTGATAATCTGTGCATCATACCCGGGAATCCCAAATTCCTGCTGGTAGCGTTTCAGTTTCTCAGTGCGCAGCTCCGGCTGCCGGGCACGTATCTCCTGAATCCATGCGTCGCTGATCACAACAGGCACCAGATCCGGATCCGGAAAATACCGGTAGTCCTGCGCATCCTCCTTTGATCTCATCGGATAGGATTCCCCGGCACTGTCATCCCATCTGCGCGTCTCCTGCACCACTGTTTTCCCGTCCTCCAGCAGATCGATCTGTCGCTCTTTTTCACTTTCGATCGCTCTTGCGATCGCCTTGAAGGAATTCAGGTTTTTCATCTCTGTCCTCGTGCCGAACGTCTCCGCCCCAGCCTCCCGGACGGAGAGATTGACGTCCGCTCTCATGGAGCCCTCCTGAAGCTTACAGTCAGAAGCCCCCAGATACTGGATGATCATCCTGAGTTTCTCGAGATACGCGATAACTTCCTGCGCACTGCGCATGTCCGGCTCGGATACAATCTCAATCAATGGTACGCCGCTCCGGTTATAATCCACGAGGGAACAGTCCTCCCATTCATCGTGAATCAGTTTCCCGGCATCCTCCTCCATATGGATTTCGTGTATGCCAACACGCTTTATTCCCCCGTCCTCCGTCTCAATCTCAACAAATCCGTCGTGACAGATCGGCAGGTACAGCTGAGAAATCTGATAGTTCTGCGGATTATCCGGATAGAAATAATTCTTTCTGTCAAACTTACAGTTCTGATTGACCGCACAGTTGGCAGCAAGCCCTACCGCCAGCGCATATTCCACTACCTGTTTGTTCAGTACCGGCAATGACCCGGGCATCCCCGTACAGACCGGGCATGTGTGGGTATTGGGAGCGCCGCCGAACTGTGTGGAGCAGGAGCAGAAAATCTTTGTCTTCGTCGCAAGTTCCACGTGGACTTCCAGTCCGATCACCGTCTCATACTGTCTGCTCATCCTACTTCACTCCTCTCATCACAGGTTCCCGATATGTCCTGGTCTGTTCAAACGCATAGCCTGCCCGTATGATATTGTCCTCCCGGTAACAGTCTCCGATCAGCTGGATGCCGACGGGAAGCCCTTTTGCATCCGTTTTGCACGGGACACTCATTCCGGGCAGGCCTGCAAGGTTCACCGATATCGTATAGATATCACCCAGATACATTTTCAGCGGGTCGGCCAGACTCTCGCCCAGTCTGGGGGCTGTCGACGGCGCTGTCGGTCCCAGGATTACATCATATTTTTCAAATGCCCGGCTGAAAGCCTCTCTGATCAGCGCTTTGGCCTTCAGGGCTTTCAGATAATACGCATCATAATATCCTGAGCTCAGCACAAAAGAGCCCAGCATGATCCTTCGCTTCACTTCCTCGCCAAAGCCCTCCGAGCGGGTTTTTTTATACATGTTGTGCAGTCCTTCGTATTCCGGTGTGCGGTAGCCGTATTTGACGCCGTCAAACCGCGACAGGTTCGAGCTCGCCTCTGCAGATGCAATAACATAATATGCCGGGATCGCATATTCCACCAGGCTCAGGTCAAACTCCTCCACAACGGCTCCTTTTTGCTTCAGCACGTCAGCCGCCTCCAGTACCGCCTCCCGCACTTCTGCTTCGAGACCCTCTCCCATATAATCAGAAGGGATACCGATCCGCATTCCCTTCACATCATCTTCAAGCGCACTGGTAAAATCATACGATGCGCGTTTTACAGATGTGCTGTCTTTTTTATCATAGGAAGCAATCGCTTCCAGAACTGCCGCACAGTCCGTCACATCCCTCGCTACCGGTCCAATCTGGTCCAGCGATGATCCGTAGGCAATCAGCCCATAACGCGATACCGTGCCATAAGTGGGCTTCAGTCCCGTGACCCCGCAGAAAGAACTCGGCTGCCGTATCGAACCTCCGGTATCAGAACCGAGCGCGTAGAAGCATTCGCCCGCGGCAACACCGGCACATGACCCGCCGGAAGAACCGCCGGGCACATGCTGCAGATTCCAGGGATTGCGTGTAACGCCAAACGCCGAAGTCTCTGTTGTGCTCCCCATTGCAAACTCATCCATATTCGTCTTGCCAAGGATTACCGCTCCTGCTTTTTCCAGGTTTTTCACTGCCTCTGCCGAATACGGCGGAACAAAATTACTCAGAATTCTGGAGCTGCACGTCGTAAGCGTACCTTCCGTACAGATATTATCTTTTACCGCAGCGGGAACACCCGCAAGCGGCCCCGCAAGCGTACCGTCGTCAATCTGCCTCTGAACTTCTTCTGCCCTTTTCATTGCCGCCTCTTCTTCTACTGTCACAAAGGAATGGATTTCCCCCTCGACAGCACGCACACGCTCCAGAGAGACTGTGACTGCCTCGGCGACGGAAATCTCTTTTTGTTTTATTTTTCTGCCAAGCTCGACAGCTGTCATACTCAATATTTCCATGAATCTGTTCCTCCTGCATCAATCGACTGTCCTGGGCACCTGATACTGCCCGTCTTTTTGTTCCGGTGCATTTGCCAGCATGCGTTCTCTGTCATCTCCGTTTTCCACGATATCATCACGGAAGACATTCTCGACCGGGAAAATGTGGGACATCGGCTCCACACCCGATGTATCCAGCTCCTTCAGTTTATCGATGTAGTCAAGCATACGTCCCATATCTTTCTTCGCCTGCTCTTTTTCCTCAGCGGAAAGCTCAAGCTTCGCCAGTATTCCAACATATTCGATCGTTGCGTCATTAATCATATCAGCCATTGTGATCTCCTTTCTGCTCGTTACTCCGGATAAATCTTTTCACATGCATCGAGATGAACTTCGAATCCTTCTCCGGTATAGTCCTCTTCAATGATAATCTGATCGCCCTCTTTCAGGACAAGATTCCTGTACTCGCCTGTAAGTTGCCCTGCCTCCAGAAATGAATGGAACACCTCATAGTCTCCGCGCTTCACCACTACCGATCCGTAATCACTGACCACTGTAAGATTATAATCGCCCGCCGGGAAGTCCACTCCGGCCTCCATTCCGTCCTCCAACACAACCGAGTGATCCTGTGCATTCTTCTGCGGTACTTTTTGAGAAGCAGTCTGTGCATTTTCCGAAGAAACTTCGACAGCCATCCCCGGCTGAACCTTCAGCGCCCAGCCCTCAAACAGCCGAAAATCATCCGCGGTTGTCTCTGTTTCATACGGATATTCTTCCTGATATTCATCGTACGCCGCCACCTCTTCCGACCAAAGCGTTTCCAGGCGGCAGATCATCAGATCCGTGTCCTCCAGTGTCACATTCCCCAGACCTTCCACTGCCTTTACGCTGTACTGCCCAACCGGCAGCTGGCTTCCGCCGATATAGACGCCCGGCTGCAGTACCGCGGTCATACTCTCTCCGCCTTCGGGCAGCACTTCGGTCACATACTCGTATGGATCGTAAACATATTCTTCATCACCCGTATTGGTTTCCCATACCGCTGCAGTTTCCGCCCGGCCGCTTTGAATCTCAGAAACCTTGTCATAGATCCACTCACCCGCGCTCGAAATAACGCCGACTGCCACAATCACGGCGACCACAATCCCGCCAAAATTCCTCTTCTTCGCCGTTTGTTCTTTATGATACGGGTAGGAAGCCCGGTTTCCATACATCTCCTTTGTCCTGCGCTGCGTGCTCTCAGTCCTCTGCGCATTCACCGCCTGCGCGGAAGGTGGTTTTTTATTCCCCGCAGCTTTCTCCTTCTGCACTGTCACAGTATATCCCCCGCTACCATTTAAGCGGTATGTTCTTCTGCGGTTATAATTCATCCCGCAGTCCTCGCACCTGCCGTTCACGATACGGCCTTCACATAGTAAACACCTGCTCTCTCCCATACTCTGCTCCTATCCGCTTCCCCGAAGCGCCTGCCAAATATATCCTCTTTACCATGAAAAAACCGTCCCGGAATACATACATATTCCGGGACGGGATATCATACATTTCCCGCGGTACCACCCGCTTTGCAGACCGGCGAATAAATACCGCACCGCTGCCTCTTTCGCACTTAACGGGTGCCGCGTGCTGACCTACTCATCCGTTCAGCCAGCCGGCTCCGGAGTGTTCCCTGTTGCTTTTTTCCCTCCAACAGCGCTCTCAGTCGGTGGCGCCGTATTCCTGTCAAGTTCCCAAAGCAGAGTCTCCCTCTCAGCCTTTTCATATTTGAAAATAAATGTCTGTTCAGAGGGGGATCTTTTTGTGTCAATATTCCCGCCCTCTGAACTGTTGCAATAATTTTATCATAATTATTTTTTCCTGACAAGGAGTTCATGAAAATTTATCATTCCGTATCCCGGGATTCACTTGTCAAGCAATACATTTCTCTGTATAATGGAAACATTGACACCGGGTGCACTGCACCTCAGTAAACATGGAGGAACTATCATGGATCAATTAATCATACCGGAAAACTACCATTCCGCGTTGAATCTTCACGATACACAGGTAGGTATCAAAACGGTAAAAGACTTTTTTCAGAAAGCCCTGTCAGAACAGCTCAACCTGCTGCGCGTCACGGCTCCGCTTTTCGTACAGCCGCAGTCCGGACTCAATGACAACTTAAACGGAGTGGAGCGTCCCGTTACATTTGGCATCAAAGAACAGGATGACGAGGAAGCTGAGATCGTTCATTCTCTTGCTAAATGGAAACGATATGCACTGCAGAAATATGGTTTTATCTACGGTGAAGGCCTTTATACGGATATGAACGCGATTCGCCGGGACGAGGACACTGATAATATCCATTCCATATTTGTCGACCAGTGGGACTGGGAGATCATCATCGACCGCCACGAACGCAACATCAACACCCTCAAGGAAATCGTCCGCAAGGTGTATAAGGCATTAAAAAAGACAGAAAAATATATGGCAATCGAATATGACTATATCGAAGAGATTCTTCCGAAGGAAATTTTCTTTATCACATCACAGGAACTGGAGGATCTCTATCCGGACCTGACTGCCAAAGAACGGGAATACCGCATCGCCAGAGACAAAGGCGCTGTCTTTATCATGCAGATCGGAGATTACCTGGCATCCGGTCAGAAGCATGACGGCCGTGCCCCGGATTATGACGACTGGTCCTTAAACGGCGACATTATCGTATATTACCCGGTGCTTGATATAGCCCTTGAACTGTCTTCCATGGGAATCCGCGTAGATGAGAAAGCCCTGATGCGTCAGCTGGAGATCGCCGGATGTCCGGAACGCGCCCAGCTTCCGTTCCAGAAAGCCATCGTGCGCAGAATGCTCCCTTATACCGCCGGCGGCGGAATCGGACAGTCCCGAATCTGTATGTTCTTCCTTCGAAAAGCGCATATCGGAGAAGTGCAGTGTTCTCTGTGGCCGCCCGAGATCATCGAAGAAGCCGCGAAGAACGGCATCACACTTCTTTAGAAATGCGAACGCTGCCCAGGCAACAAGGTGCCCGGCAGCGTTCTTTTTATTACATAGGAAATTCCTCTGGAATCCCCTATGTAATAAAATGCACTTCGTGCATAGCTGCGCAGCTCGCGGAAAGGAAACTACTGCTTTGCAGTCCGCTCGCGCGCGGAGATTGCGCGAGAGCGCAATCTTTTTTTATGGTACGAACACGTCATCTATTCATCCACAAATTTGATCTCGCAGTCTTTTTTGAGCGCAAGATTGCATTCCACTTCCATGCACTTTATGATCCCCGCCAGGATCGGACATGAGACATGCACCGGAAAATGTTCTTTCGCATAGTCGAAGAACGGCCCCTCACCCGGTTTCTGAAGGCATACCTCAAATGCATCAAACGTATCCCCCAGCTCTTCAAACATCTTTTTCACGCTGGGACACCCTGATTTCACCTTCACTTTTACCTCTGTGTCGTCATCCGACACAGCTTCTGCGCTCGTGATAAAACCGCAGATACCAGGATTGATCATTACTTTCGTCATAACATCCCCTTCTTTCCCTGAATACAGTTATAATGTTTTTATGCGTTTGATAGCCGCCACGGTATTCTCATAGCTTCCGAATGCCGTCAGGCGGAAATATCCCTCTCCGCTGGGTCCGAATCCTGATCCCGGTGTACCGACTACACCGGCCCTCTCAAGCAGGAAGTCAAAAAACTCCCAGGAGGTCATGGAACCCGGTGTTTTCAGCCAGATATACGGGGCATTGACGCCTCCCGATACGCTGTAACCGGCACTCTTCAATCCCTCATAGATCACGTTCGCATTGTTCATATAGTATGCGACCTGTTTTTTCAGCTGCTCTTTTCCCTCGGGTGAATATACCGCCTCACCCGCTCTCTGGATCATATAGGGCGCTCCGTTGTATTTCGTACCGTGACGCCTTGCCCACAGCGCGTGCAGAGAGATATCTCCGCACTTCAGATCTTTTGGAACAACCGTAAATCCCAGACGCACCCCGGTAAATCCTGCATTCTTAGAGAAACTGCGAAGCTCAATCGCACACGTCCTCGCCCCCGCACACTCATAGATACTGTGCGGCACATCCGCTTCCGATATATATGCTTCATAGGCGGCATCATAGATGATGACGGCTCCCACTTTATTGGCGTAATCCACCCATTCCTGCAGCTGCGCCTTCGTGATCGCAGAACCCGTTGGATTGTTCGGGAAACACAGATAGATGATATCCGGTGTTTCTCCCGGCAGTTCCGGCGCGAAATCATTGGCGTCCGTACACGGCATGTAGATCACATCGCTCCAGGTCTCCGCGGATGGATCATACGTCCCGGTTCTTCCCGCCATCACATTCGTGTCCACATATACGGGATACACCGGATCACAGACCGCAATCTTATTATCCGTGCTGAAGATTTCCTGTATATTTCCTGAATCACACTTGGCACCGTCCGATACAAAAATTTCATCCGCCGCAATTTCACATCCGCGGCCGGCGTAATCGTTTTTTGCAATTGCATTTCTCAGAAACTCATAACCCAGATCGGGTGCATACCCACGAAACGTCTTTGCATCTGCCATTTCATCGACGGCGGCGTGCAGGGAAGATATGATAGCCGGCGCCAACGGCTGCGTGACATCACCGATTCCCAGACGTATGATACTCTTTTCCGGATTCTCCTTCTGAAATGCATTTACCTTTCCGGCAATCCTGGAAAACAGGTAACTCCCCGGTAATTTCAAATAATTCTCATTTATCTTAAACATCGCGACCTCCTCAGATCTCAATTTCTCCGTCAAATACCACCGTTGCAGGTCCGGTCATATAAACCTGATTCTCCTCCCGGTCCCAGCAGACAGTCAGATCCCCGCCGAGCAGTTTCACGGTGATCTCATCCGCCGTATAGCCATTCAGAGCGCTGGCGACAGCTACCGCACAGGCCCCTGTGCCGCACGCAAGTGTCTCACCCGACCCGCGCTCCCATACGCGCATTTCCACCAGGCCGCGGTCGATCACGCGCACGAACTCCGTATTGATCCGGTCCGGAAAACGCGGATGATTCTCGAACATCGGCCCTGTCTTCTCTATTTCCAGCCCTGCAACATCTTCCATATATACTACCGCATGCGGATTCCCCATGGAAACCCCGGTCATACGGTACACCTGCCCGCCGACCTCAATCGGTTCATTCACCACATTGTCATGATCGGAAATGATGGGAATCCTCCCCGCTTTCAGATCGGGGGCTCCCATGTTCACCCTCACCGTGGAAACGAGCCCTTCCGAAAGCGTCAGGTCCAGATATTTGATCCCGCTCTTCGTCTCGATGGCGATCCGGGTTTTGTCCGTGAGCCCGTAATCATAGACATACTTAGCCACACACCGTATGCCGTTTCCGCACATCGCGCCCTGGGACCCGTCGGAATTATACATATCCATCATAAAGTCTGCCTTATCAGAAGGTTTGATCAGGATCAGGCCATCGGAGCCCACGCCGAAATGGCGGTCGCTGATAAATC
The Ruminococcus gauvreauii genome window above contains:
- the gatA gene encoding Asp-tRNA(Asn)/Glu-tRNA(Gln) amidotransferase subunit GatA: MEILSMTAVELGRKIKQKEISVAEAVTVSLERVRAVEGEIHSFVTVEEEAAMKRAEEVQRQIDDGTLAGPLAGVPAAVKDNICTEGTLTTCSSRILSNFVPPYSAEAVKNLEKAGAVILGKTNMDEFAMGSTTETSAFGVTRNPWNLQHVPGGSSGGSCAGVAAGECFYALGSDTGGSIRQPSSFCGVTGLKPTYGTVSRYGLIAYGSSLDQIGPVARDVTDCAAVLEAIASYDKKDSTSVKRASYDFTSALEDDVKGMRIGIPSDYMGEGLEAEVREAVLEAADVLKQKGAVVEEFDLSLVEYAIPAYYVIASAEASSNLSRFDGVKYGYRTPEYEGLHNMYKKTRSEGFGEEVKRRIMLGSFVLSSGYYDAYYLKALKAKALIREAFSRAFEKYDVILGPTAPSTAPRLGESLADPLKMYLGDIYTISVNLAGLPGMSVPCKTDAKGLPVGIQLIGDCYREDNIIRAGYAFEQTRTYREPVMRGVK
- a CDS encoding LL-diaminopimelate aminotransferase, which codes for MFKINENYLKLPGSYLFSRIAGKVNAFQKENPEKSIIRLGIGDVTQPLAPAIISSLHAAVDEMADAKTFRGYAPDLGYEFLRNAIAKNDYAGRGCEIAADEIFVSDGAKCDSGNIQEIFSTDNKIAVCDPVYPVYVDTNVMAGRTGTYDPSAETWSDVIYMPCTDANDFAPELPGETPDIIYLCFPNNPTGSAITKAQLQEWVDYANKVGAVIIYDAAYEAYISEADVPHSIYECAGARTCAIELRSFSKNAGFTGVRLGFTVVPKDLKCGDISLHALWARRHGTKYNGAPYMIQRAGEAVYSPEGKEQLKKQVAYYMNNANVIYEGLKSAGYSVSGGVNAPYIWLKTPGSMTSWEFFDFLLERAGVVGTPGSGFGPSGEGYFRLTAFGSYENTVAAIKRIKTL
- the gatC gene encoding Asp-tRNA(Asn)/Glu-tRNA(Gln) amidotransferase subunit GatC, with protein sequence MADMINDATIEYVGILAKLELSAEEKEQAKKDMGRMLDYIDKLKELDTSGVEPMSHIFPVENVFRDDIVENGDDRERMLANAPEQKDGQYQVPRTVD
- the dapF gene encoding diaminopimelate epimerase; the encoded protein is MKFTKMHGIGNDYVYVNCLKETVDDPCETARFISDRHFGVGSDGLILIKPSDKADFMMDMYNSDGSQGAMCGNGIRCVAKYVYDYGLTDKTRIAIETKSGIKYLDLTLSEGLVSTVRVNMGAPDLKAGRIPIISDHDNVVNEPIEVGGQVYRMTGVSMGNPHAVVYMEDVAGLEIEKTGPMFENHPRFPDRINTEFVRVIDRGLVEMRVWERGSGETLACGTGACAVAVASALNGYTADEITVKLLGGDLTVCWDREENQVYMTGPATVVFDGEIEI
- a CDS encoding DUF6951 family protein; protein product: MTKVMINPGICGFITSAEAVSDDDTEVKVKVKSGCPSVKKMFEELGDTFDAFEVCLQKPGEGPFFDYAKEHFPVHVSCPILAGIIKCMEVECNLALKKDCEIKFVDE
- the asnA gene encoding aspartate--ammonia ligase; the protein is MDQLIIPENYHSALNLHDTQVGIKTVKDFFQKALSEQLNLLRVTAPLFVQPQSGLNDNLNGVERPVTFGIKEQDDEEAEIVHSLAKWKRYALQKYGFIYGEGLYTDMNAIRRDEDTDNIHSIFVDQWDWEIIIDRHERNINTLKEIVRKVYKALKKTEKYMAIEYDYIEEILPKEIFFITSQELEDLYPDLTAKEREYRIARDKGAVFIMQIGDYLASGQKHDGRAPDYDDWSLNGDIIVYYPVLDIALELSSMGIRVDEKALMRQLEIAGCPERAQLPFQKAIVRRMLPYTAGGGIGQSRICMFFLRKAHIGEVQCSLWPPEIIEEAAKNGITLL
- the gatB gene encoding Asp-tRNA(Asn)/Glu-tRNA(Gln) amidotransferase subunit GatB; this translates as MSRQYETVIGLEVHVELATKTKIFCSCSTQFGGAPNTHTCPVCTGMPGSLPVLNKQVVEYALAVGLAANCAVNQNCKFDRKNYFYPDNPQNYQISQLYLPICHDGFVEIETEDGGIKRVGIHEIHMEEDAGKLIHDEWEDCSLVDYNRSGVPLIEIVSEPDMRSAQEVIAYLEKLRMIIQYLGASDCKLQEGSMRADVNLSVREAGAETFGTRTEMKNLNSFKAIARAIESEKERQIDLLEDGKTVVQETRRWDDSAGESYPMRSKEDAQDYRYFPDPDLVPVVISDAWIQEIRARQPELRTEKLKRYQQEFGIPGYDAQIITSSKRLADLFEATAAICRKPKKVSNWLMVETLRLLKERGMEPEDIRFAPENLAKLIELADAGTINSTVAKEVFEKIFDENIDPDAYVEEKGLKTVHDEGALRSTIEEVIAANPQSVEDYHNGKEKAVGFLVGQTMKAMKGKANPAMVNQILKELL